The Geobacillus genomosp. 3 genome segment GGTGATTTCCGACATCTTCGGAGTATCGGGCCGAAAACTCTTGACCCGTTTAATGGAACAGGGGTACATCGAAGAAGCCGATATCGACGCTTGCCTTCACGGAAGAATGAAAGGGAAAAAGCAACAAATTCAGGAATCGCTCTTTGGGACATTAACCGAACATGAGTTGTTCATGATTCGCCAATCGTGGAAGCACATCGAGTATTTGGAAAGCTTGATTCAGGAGATGGACCAACGCATCGACCATCTCTTACAACCGTATCAACAGGAAGTGGATCTTCTGATGACGATTCCTGGAGTGAAAAAGGAAACCGCCGCCGTCATCATCGCCGAAATCGGAGTGGATATGGGACAGTTCCCGACACCGCAGCGCCTCGCTTCTTGGGCTGGGGTGGCCCCGGGAAATCACGAAAGCGCTGGAAAACGCAAAAGTACACGAACGGTAAAGGGTAATCCTCATATTAAATCCGCGTTATGCGAGGCGGCATGGGCGTTATCCCGATGCAGGAATCAACCGTTGGCGGCGAAATTTTGGTCATTGGCGGCTCGCCGGGGAAAGAAAAAAGCACTCGTTGCGATCGCGCACCGAATGCTTGTCACCATTTACTGCATGCTTTCCCGAAAAGAACCGTTTTGGGGACCACAAGTAAGTTAGTATAGCCAAAATGAATACAGAATATACGAGATGCCTAAAAATAAGGCACCTCTGCTTTCCTGTTGTCTTTTTTGGCCATTTGTAGTGTATCCAAACTGATCACAGGATATACAGAGTTGACCGGGTTTTATGGATTTTCACAGAAAAAGAGGGGATCCTACCGTTTTGTCGGATCCCCTCTTTAGTTCGCTTAAGACGGATCAAACAACTCGACCATGGTCGTTTTCATTCCGCCCCCGTCCGGCGTGACCGTTGTCACGAACACGATTGTTCCACGATGCACGGCAATATGCGCGATTTCCCCCTCGACCGACCATTGTTTCACTTTCTTGAGCGTGGCGCTGTCGTACGCCATAATCTGGTTGCCTTGCGCCGCATACACGAGACCTTTCGCCAAATCGAATGCGGCGGAAGAGAACGGCTCAATCGCGCCCGCATACGTCATGTTGACGCTTTTTTGCGCGGTCGTGTAAAACACAAACCCGGCGTCATTGAACATGTACTTGCCGTCCGGTGAAAGAACGAAATCCGGCTTCAAGTCGTAGTCGCCATGATAAGGAGATGAGTACGTTTCAACGAAATGACCGTCGGCAATCCGGTATACGGACATGTCAATCGGGCTTACGTTCGTCGAGATCGCGTAAATCATCGCTTGGCTTGGATGCATCTCAATCCGGTTCGCCTCGTAAATCAGCTCAGAATCCACTTCCTGCTTGGTGAACCGATCATAGCTTTTGATGACTGTGTGCTGCCCGGATCCGGACGAAACGTAAATATAGCGGCCATCGGCGACAATATCAAATGGATCCAAGTCGATGTCAAATGTTTCCTTCAATTGAAATGCATTCGCATCGATCACCGCAATCGCGCCTTTTTGGTTTTCTTCCTGCCAATAAGAGCTATGCTCCCCTTTTAGCAGGGTCACGTACAGTTCATCCTGGGCAAAATAGAGCCGTTCGGCCGGCAGCGGCAAGGAAATGTTGCGCACGCTCCGCGTTTCATAGTTGATTTCCACCACACGATTCAAATAGTCAATGCCGTACAAAATCGGCTGCGACGGATGGGCGATGATGTCCACAAGCGGCCCCTCAAGCGCAAACTTCTCCGTTGCCGCCGGCTCGCCTTGTTCCTTTTCTTCTTCCCCTTGCTCTTCCTCATACACAGGCAGCTCATCGGCCGGGATGACCGGCAACTGATAGAACGGCACTTGCGCGTATACATACACAGCTTCGCGAACGTAATCGGCCGCCAAGGCAAAGTTCAACTCCCCTTCGCCTAAGCCGAACGAAACAATCCCGATCACATACCCGTACATGTTAAAGAGCGGTCCCCCCGAGCTGCCGTGGGTCACCGGCGCCGTAAACTGAATAAAATCGGCTTCGCCTTGTTCGAGTTCAAGCGTGCGAATCGCGCTCACCACTCCGGTTGAAACCGAATCGGAAAGGCCAAGCGGGCTGCCGATCGCGACCACATCATCCCCCACCTCTACCATGTCGATAGAACCGAGCCGCAACGGCTTAACCGGCAACAAATCAACCGGCTTTAACAGCGCCACATCCAAATCAAGGTCATAATCGACAACCCCTTCTATCTCATACTCTTCCCCATTGCTCGTCACCACGGTGAACGATGCCCCGCCGCTGATCACGTGGAAGTTGGTGACGATCAGCCCATTGGCGACCAT includes the following:
- a CDS encoding IS110 family transposase; protein product: MDVLYHRCAGLDVHAKTIVVCALWGEEDHIQKEIETFSTFTKDLFRLLKWLEDREITHLAMESTGVYWKPVFNILEDYFDITLANAQRIKNVPGRKTDVSDAEWIAKLLRYGLIEKSFVPPAPIRELRDLTRLRKKWVGQLIAEKNRIHKVLECSNIKLGTVISDIFGVSGRKLLTRLMEQGYIEEADIDACLHGRMKGKKQQIQESLFGTLTEHELFMIRQSWKHIEYLESLIQEMDQRIDHLLQPYQQEVDLLMTIPGVKKETAAVIIAEIGVDMGQFPTPQRLASWAGVAPGNHESAGKRKSTRTVKGNPHIKSALCEAAWALSRCRNQPLAAKFWSLAARRGKKKALVAIAHRMLVTIYCMLSRKEPFWGPQVS
- a CDS encoding S-layer homology domain-containing protein; protein product: MKREKRWRRAGAVGLCVLLIVASLWTPYGGSARAAGGLFPDVSSGRAEIEYLARLGIIQGYKDGKFHPEATLTRVQAVLMIVRQLGLETDEELPMPFADVKPGSTGYEEIALAAALGIVSGKTERSFDPYGKLTRAQMAKMFANAYHLSGKMKTDFWDVKPDHWAYSYVHALAANEVTLGYPDGSFRPNAPLTRLQFALFMARYMNDEFKPPLTTSLSRKDIIAKKESVVTVYAYDENGEEQSQGSGFMVANGLIVTNFHVISGGASFTVVTSNGEEYEIEGVVDYDLDLDVALLKPVDLLPVKPLRLGSIDMVEVGDDVVAIGSPLGLSDSVSTGVVSAIRTLELEQGEADFIQFTAPVTHGSSGGPLFNMYGYVIGIVSFGLGEGELNFALAADYVREAVYVYAQVPFYQLPVIPADELPVYEEEQGEEEKEQGEPAATEKFALEGPLVDIIAHPSQPILYGIDYLNRVVEINYETRSVRNISLPLPAERLYFAQDELYVTLLKGEHSSYWQEENQKGAIAVIDANAFQLKETFDIDLDPFDIVADGRYIYVSSGSGQHTVIKSYDRFTKQEVDSELIYEANRIEMHPSQAMIYAISTNVSPIDMSVYRIADGHFVETYSSPYHGDYDLKPDFVLSPDGKYMFNDAGFVFYTTAQKSVNMTYAGAIEPFSSAAFDLAKGLVYAAQGNQIMAYDSATLKKVKQWSVEGEIAHIAVHRGTIVFVTTVTPDGGGMKTTMVELFDPS